The following coding sequences are from one Streptomyces sp. NBC_01232 window:
- a CDS encoding bifunctional 3'-5' exonuclease/DNA polymerase: MSDRTPRWALAEDGDGWWHAAPVDPADGARMRVRDPADAVRAAPPGTRWVWASTAAVYPRLLAAGARVERCHDIEDAELLLLGHEGRSGEPRSAAAAWARLTHAPVPPDPRPRAAEPRVQDSLFDPQPTPVPLDALLAVHADQAKRQGATAHPDRMRLLVAAESAAFLVAAEMNRAGLPWRADVHRALLTELLGERYAGGGEPRRLAELADRVSAAFGRRVRPDLPADVIKAFAGAGIKLKSTRRWEIQELDHPAVEPLIEYKKLYRIYTAHGWAWLADWVRDGRFRPEFIPGGTLTGRWVTNGGGALQIPKVIRRAVVADPGWRLVVADADQMEPRVLAAISRDPAFMEVAGEASDLYTAVSRQGFSGDRDKAKLAVLGAVYGQTSGDGLKNLAALRRRFPRAVAYVDDAAKAGEEGRLVRTWLGRTCPPPAGSGEGDEAGDGGVDPGEADGEGGAGTPQDRDGAWTPSYASTNTRARGRFTRNFVVQGSAADWALLLLAALRQATAGMRAELVFFQHDEVIVHCPAEEAGAVVEAIRAAGDRAGRIAFGDTPVRFPFTTAVVECYADAK, from the coding sequence ATGAGCGACCGCACTCCCCGGTGGGCCCTCGCCGAGGACGGCGACGGGTGGTGGCACGCCGCGCCCGTCGACCCCGCCGACGGAGCCCGGATGCGCGTCCGCGACCCCGCCGACGCGGTGCGCGCCGCCCCGCCCGGTACCCGCTGGGTCTGGGCGTCCACCGCGGCCGTGTATCCGCGCCTGCTCGCCGCCGGTGCCCGCGTCGAGCGGTGCCACGACATCGAGGACGCCGAGCTGCTGCTCCTCGGCCACGAGGGCCGCTCCGGCGAGCCCCGATCGGCGGCCGCCGCCTGGGCCAGGCTCACGCACGCCCCCGTACCGCCCGATCCGCGCCCGCGCGCCGCCGAGCCCCGCGTTCAGGACTCCCTCTTCGACCCGCAGCCCACCCCGGTCCCCCTGGACGCCCTGCTCGCCGTCCACGCCGACCAGGCGAAGCGGCAGGGTGCCACCGCCCACCCCGACCGGATGCGGCTGCTCGTCGCCGCCGAGTCGGCGGCCTTCCTCGTCGCTGCCGAGATGAACCGCGCGGGCCTGCCCTGGCGGGCCGACGTGCACCGCGCGCTGCTGACCGAGCTGCTCGGTGAGCGGTACGCGGGCGGCGGTGAGCCCCGGCGCCTCGCCGAGCTCGCCGACCGGGTGTCCGCCGCCTTCGGCAGACGCGTGCGCCCCGATCTGCCCGCCGACGTCATCAAGGCCTTCGCCGGGGCCGGGATCAAGCTCAAGTCCACCCGCCGCTGGGAGATCCAGGAGCTGGACCATCCCGCCGTCGAGCCGCTGATCGAGTACAAGAAGCTGTACCGGATCTACACCGCGCACGGCTGGGCCTGGCTCGCGGACTGGGTCCGCGACGGCCGTTTCCGCCCGGAGTTCATCCCCGGCGGGACGCTCACCGGCCGCTGGGTCACCAACGGCGGCGGGGCCCTGCAGATCCCCAAGGTGATCCGCCGGGCCGTGGTCGCCGACCCCGGCTGGCGGCTCGTCGTCGCCGACGCCGACCAGATGGAACCGCGCGTGCTCGCCGCGATCTCCCGCGACCCCGCCTTCATGGAGGTCGCCGGGGAGGCCTCGGACCTCTACACCGCCGTCTCCCGGCAGGGTTTCTCCGGCGACCGGGACAAGGCCAAGCTCGCCGTGCTCGGCGCCGTGTACGGCCAGACCTCCGGGGACGGCCTGAAGAACCTGGCCGCGCTCCGCCGCCGCTTCCCCCGCGCGGTCGCGTACGTGGACGACGCGGCGAAGGCCGGGGAGGAGGGCCGGCTCGTACGGACCTGGCTGGGCCGCACCTGCCCGCCACCGGCCGGCTCCGGCGAGGGGGACGAGGCGGGCGACGGCGGCGTGGATCCGGGCGAGGCGGACGGGGAGGGCGGGGCCGGGACCCCGCAGGACCGGGACGGCGCCTGGACCCCGAGCTACGCCTCCACCAACACCCGGGCCCGCGGGCGGTTCACCCGTAACTTCGTCGTCCAGGGCAGCGCGGCCGACTGGGCCCTGCTGCTGCTCGCGGCCCTGCGGCAGGCGACCGCCGGTATGCGGGCCGAGCTGGTGTTCTTCCAGCACGACGAGGTCATCGTGCACTGCCCGGCCGAGGAGGCCGGGGCCGTGGTGGAGGCGATCCGCGCCGCCGGCGACCGGGCCGGCCGGATCGCCTTCGGCGACACCCCGGTCCGGTTCCCGTTCACCACGGCGGTCGTGGAGTGCTACGCGGACGCCAAATGA
- a CDS encoding MinD/ParA family protein: protein MPNGDNWQGDVLRDLRGGAQPAAPGPGGQQQPMTGPGAGAPGAGGQVPAGAAPDPAYGYPHQDPAAATAGPAHAAPQGHRPPQPRQQAPYASGGSAQAPRTPESRPAVDRSLAGVGRGARRGEPFAARAVRAVRRTVSSSASREVAEATRAAELLQQPVTTGRQIAVTSIRGGAGKSTVAALLGTTYAHYRQDPVLFVEADPALGSLPIRLGAETLRWTTGDVADIVEPQMSLLDITGYLVQLRDNAWLLPGSQGQIGAMLDTRSYERAMVALRRYFGVTVVDCETLPAEVARVALSASQARVLTTPATLDGVSSTHAVLQWMQGLPPHVMASTVVVLTEQAPRSGIDLAEAVRTLQAAGPSVHVLAYDRHLADGGHIRTELLAHSTRQTAAALAADVFQLSQKRH from the coding sequence ATGCCGAACGGAGACAACTGGCAGGGCGACGTCCTGCGCGACCTCAGGGGCGGAGCGCAGCCCGCGGCCCCGGGTCCCGGAGGTCAGCAGCAGCCGATGACGGGTCCCGGCGCGGGTGCGCCCGGCGCGGGCGGGCAGGTCCCCGCCGGGGCCGCCCCGGATCCCGCGTACGGGTACCCGCACCAGGACCCGGCCGCGGCGACGGCGGGCCCGGCTCACGCCGCGCCCCAGGGCCACCGGCCGCCGCAGCCGCGGCAGCAGGCCCCCTACGCCTCCGGGGGGAGCGCGCAGGCGCCCCGTACCCCCGAGTCCCGGCCCGCGGTGGACCGGAGCCTCGCCGGGGTGGGCCGGGGGGCCCGGCGCGGTGAGCCCTTCGCCGCCCGCGCCGTGCGCGCGGTACGCAGAACCGTTTCCTCGTCCGCGTCCCGCGAGGTCGCCGAGGCCACCCGCGCCGCCGAACTGCTCCAGCAGCCCGTCACCACCGGCCGCCAGATAGCCGTCACCTCCATCCGCGGCGGCGCCGGCAAGTCCACGGTCGCCGCGCTGCTCGGCACCACGTACGCGCACTACAGGCAGGACCCCGTCCTCTTCGTCGAGGCCGACCCCGCCCTCGGCTCGCTGCCGATCCGGCTCGGCGCCGAGACCCTGCGCTGGACCACCGGTGACGTCGCGGACATCGTCGAGCCCCAGATGTCGCTGCTCGACATCACCGGCTACCTGGTCCAGCTCCGCGACAACGCCTGGCTGCTGCCCGGCAGCCAGGGCCAGATCGGCGCGATGCTCGACACCCGGTCCTACGAGCGGGCCATGGTCGCGCTGCGCCGCTACTTCGGGGTGACCGTCGTCGACTGCGAGACCCTGCCCGCCGAGGTCGCCCGCGTCGCGCTCTCCGCCTCCCAGGCCCGCGTCCTGACCACCCCGGCCACCCTGGACGGCGTCAGCAGCACGCACGCCGTCCTGCAGTGGATGCAGGGCCTGCCCCCGCACGTGATGGCGAGCACCGTCGTCGTGCTCACCGAGCAGGCGCCGCGCTCGGGAATCGACCTCGCCGAGGCCGTGCGCACCCTGCAGGCCGCCGGGCCGAGCGTCCACGTCCTGGCGTACGACCGCCACCTGGCGGACGGCGGCCACATCCGTACAGAACTGCTCGCCCACTCGACCAGGCAGACCGCCGCCGCGCTCGCCGCGGACGTCTTCCAGCTCTCCCAGAAGCGCCACTGA
- the eccD gene encoding type VII secretion integral membrane protein EccD — protein sequence MVSTATTSRSQLSRVTLVGERRRADMVLPSDTPIGQLLPDILQLLDDRTASRPMTRQLITSDGSALPHDSTLATAGVADGAVLRLVRSHSAPPAPVVHDVTDLVADDLDLRAWRWRPSARRGSAGVATVALTVTAALLARREFALESLTGTLAALTLVLMAAGAVVSRIGKGNLGLATALLFASGGLGVLTAWTAADAYDWSGIARLAAVAAALVLTLVLLGYFSPLGRGGLIGAVATAVITAVWEAVAAVQDDPSKLGAVMVLLSVVVLGLLPRLALMASGLTALDDRRSGGTSVSRHEVGNALAATHRGLALATIVTAVSAAAAGWLLTLADKPSVWTVTLPALVAVVLLSRARAFPLVAEVVALIAAAALLLVRLVMLWIEHGGGAGPLAVLGATALLPLLALAVQPAEHVQVRLRRTADLIESVGMVGLFPLAVGVFGVYGQLLNKF from the coding sequence GTGGTGAGCACAGCAACGACTTCCCGGTCGCAACTGAGTCGGGTGACCCTGGTCGGCGAGCGGCGCCGGGCCGACATGGTCCTGCCCTCCGACACCCCCATCGGGCAATTGCTGCCGGACATATTGCAGTTGCTCGACGACCGGACCGCGTCACGTCCGATGACCCGTCAACTGATCACCTCGGACGGTTCCGCGCTGCCGCACGACAGCACGCTCGCGACGGCCGGTGTGGCCGACGGTGCCGTCCTGCGCCTCGTCAGGAGCCACTCCGCACCGCCCGCCCCCGTGGTCCACGACGTCACCGACCTGGTGGCCGACGACCTCGACCTGCGCGCCTGGCGCTGGCGTCCCTCCGCCCGGAGGGGCAGCGCGGGCGTGGCGACCGTCGCCCTCACGGTGACCGCCGCGCTCCTCGCGCGCCGGGAGTTCGCCCTCGAGTCGCTGACCGGCACCCTGGCCGCGCTCACGCTCGTCCTGATGGCCGCCGGAGCGGTCGTCTCCCGGATCGGGAAGGGCAACCTGGGGCTGGCGACGGCCCTCCTGTTCGCCTCCGGCGGGCTGGGCGTGCTCACCGCGTGGACCGCCGCGGACGCCTACGACTGGTCGGGCATCGCGCGGCTCGCCGCCGTCGCGGCCGCGCTCGTCCTGACGCTGGTCCTGCTCGGGTACTTCTCGCCGCTCGGCCGCGGCGGGCTCATCGGCGCCGTGGCCACCGCGGTGATCACCGCCGTGTGGGAGGCCGTCGCCGCCGTCCAGGACGACCCGTCCAAGCTCGGTGCGGTCATGGTCCTCCTCTCCGTGGTGGTGCTCGGCCTGCTGCCGCGCCTCGCCCTGATGGCCTCGGGGCTCACCGCCCTGGACGACCGGCGCTCGGGCGGCACCTCCGTCAGCCGCCACGAGGTGGGCAACGCACTGGCCGCCACCCATCGCGGGCTCGCCCTCGCGACGATCGTCACCGCGGTCTCCGCAGCCGCCGCCGGCTGGCTGCTGACGCTGGCGGACAAGCCGTCCGTGTGGACGGTGACGCTGCCCGCCCTCGTGGCCGTGGTGCTCCTGTCGAGGGCGCGGGCCTTCCCGCTGGTCGCCGAGGTCGTGGCACTGATCGCCGCGGCGGCACTGCTCCTCGTACGGCTGGTGATGCTGTGGATCGAGCACGGCGGGGGCGCCGGACCTCTCGCCGTCCTGGGCGCGACGGCACTGCTGCCGCTGCTCGCCCTCGCGGTGCAGCCGGCGGAGCACGTGCAGGTCCGGCTGCGGCGCACGGCCGACCTCATCGAATCGGTGGGCATGGTGGGACTCTTCCCGCTCGCCGTCGGCGTGTTCGGCGTGTACGGGCAGCTGCTCAACAAGTTCTGA
- a CDS encoding GNAT family N-acetyltransferase — protein sequence MNGQAQAAQQEMRPPGEDAATVVSVRAAGEADVETAAVLFRGYLDFYEVDIEDPDAPRAFLAERIAKDESLVLLADVPETGTVGFAQVYRGFSSLSLRTSWVLNDLYVAPAGRRTGAGRALLREVLRRAREAGVSGVQLETAYDNTVAQGLYEAEGFVREEFHVYFHDLG from the coding sequence ATGAACGGTCAGGCACAGGCGGCACAGCAGGAGATGCGGCCGCCGGGGGAGGACGCCGCGACCGTCGTCTCGGTCCGCGCGGCCGGCGAGGCGGACGTCGAGACGGCGGCCGTGCTGTTCCGCGGCTATCTCGACTTCTACGAGGTGGACATCGAGGACCCGGACGCCCCGCGGGCCTTCCTGGCGGAGCGGATCGCCAAGGACGAGTCCCTGGTCCTGCTCGCCGATGTCCCGGAGACCGGCACGGTCGGGTTCGCACAGGTCTACCGCGGGTTCTCGTCCCTCTCCCTGCGGACCTCATGGGTCCTCAACGACCTGTACGTCGCCCCGGCGGGCCGGCGCACCGGGGCGGGCCGGGCACTGCTGCGCGAGGTGCTGCGCCGGGCCCGGGAGGCCGGGGTGTCCGGGGTGCAGCTGGAGACCGCGTACGACAACACCGTCGCGCAGGGGCTGTACGAGGCGGAGGGCTTCGTCCGCGAGGAGTTCCACGTGTACTTCCACGACCTGGGCTGA
- a CDS encoding SigE family RNA polymerase sigma factor — MRQRRREGFREFAAGRSGHLYRSACLLVSGDTHLAEDLVQETLGRMYLQWGRISRIDNPAAYAQTVLVRVFLTHQRRRSAGERPVGDVPDSRAPAAGGEDPALRLTLLEALGRLAPKDRAVLVLRFWEDRSVEETADAMNSSSAAVRTRTTRALARLREQLGGSLTAFADL, encoded by the coding sequence ATGCGGCAGCGGCGCAGAGAAGGGTTCCGTGAGTTCGCGGCGGGCCGCTCGGGCCATCTGTACCGGTCGGCGTGTCTGCTCGTGAGCGGGGACACCCACCTCGCGGAGGACCTGGTGCAGGAGACGCTGGGGCGGATGTACCTGCAGTGGGGGCGGATCTCCCGCATCGACAATCCGGCGGCGTACGCGCAGACGGTGCTGGTACGGGTCTTCCTCACGCACCAGCGCCGCCGCTCGGCGGGGGAGCGGCCGGTCGGGGACGTCCCCGACTCGCGCGCCCCCGCGGCGGGCGGCGAGGATCCGGCGTTGCGGCTGACGCTGCTGGAGGCGCTGGGGCGGCTGGCGCCCAAGGACCGGGCGGTGCTGGTGCTGCGCTTCTGGGAGGACCGCAGCGTCGAGGAGACCGCCGACGCGATGAACTCCAGCTCGGCGGCGGTCCGTACCCGGACCACGCGGGCGCTCGCCCGGCTGCGGGAGCAGCTGGGCGGCAGTCTCACGGCCTTCGCGGACCTCTGA
- a CDS encoding serine hydrolase domain-containing protein: protein MTTRWRSAALVLAAVGLAAGPVGGGAGAVYARDAAAAPVPAAAVPAPAPTPPPSPAPTPNPASDEFPRLTPAVARQLDDAVKKVLAEARIPGVIVAVSAPGKGEYVRSFGVADKATGAPMTPNLNMRIGSVTKTFTVTALLELVDQGKVGLDDPIGKYIDGVPNGDRITLRQLAGMRSGLFNYSADEDFYKALTSDPDRPFTPQELLAYSFKHPVLFEPNAKFYYCNTNLILLGLVVEKVTGVPLGRYIDREVVEPAGLGHTLFPTGAEFPSPHAQGYTNQTASGKVEVSTDWNPSWGWAAGAMISDLSDLRSWAKTLATGTLLTPATQAQRLKVVDALPGTGYGLGIFNVQGWIGHNGSLPGYGSLVLYLPESRATLVVLLNTDIGYAGQEPSTLFGEAITKIVTPDRVYTLPAQPAS, encoded by the coding sequence ATGACGACACGATGGCGCAGTGCGGCACTGGTCCTGGCTGCGGTCGGACTCGCGGCGGGTCCTGTGGGCGGGGGAGCGGGGGCGGTGTACGCCCGGGATGCCGCGGCAGCGCCCGTGCCGGCCGCGGCCGTCCCGGCTCCGGCCCCGACGCCGCCCCCCTCGCCCGCCCCGACCCCGAACCCCGCCTCCGACGAGTTTCCGCGGCTGACCCCGGCCGTGGCCCGCCAGCTGGACGACGCCGTCAAGAAGGTCCTGGCCGAGGCGAGGATTCCCGGCGTGATCGTGGCCGTGTCGGCGCCGGGCAAGGGCGAGTACGTACGGTCCTTCGGCGTCGCGGACAAGGCCACGGGCGCGCCGATGACCCCGAACCTGAACATGCGCATCGGGAGCGTGACGAAGACCTTCACCGTCACCGCCCTCCTCGAACTCGTCGACCAGGGCAAGGTCGGGCTGGACGACCCGATCGGGAAGTACATCGACGGGGTGCCGAACGGCGACCGGATCACCCTGCGCCAGCTGGCCGGGATGCGCAGCGGTCTGTTCAACTACTCCGCCGACGAGGACTTCTACAAGGCGCTGACCAGCGATCCCGACCGGCCCTTCACCCCGCAGGAACTGCTCGCGTACTCGTTCAAGCACCCGGTGCTGTTCGAGCCGAACGCGAAGTTCTACTACTGCAACACCAACCTCATCCTCCTCGGGCTGGTGGTGGAGAAGGTCACCGGTGTCCCCCTCGGCCGGTACATCGACCGGGAGGTCGTCGAACCGGCCGGGCTGGGGCACACGCTCTTCCCCACGGGCGCGGAGTTCCCCAGTCCGCACGCCCAGGGCTACACGAACCAGACCGCCTCAGGGAAGGTCGAGGTCTCCACCGACTGGAACCCCTCCTGGGGCTGGGCCGCCGGAGCGATGATCTCCGACCTCAGTGACCTGCGCAGCTGGGCGAAGACCCTGGCGACCGGGACCCTGCTGACCCCCGCCACCCAGGCGCAGCGGCTGAAAGTGGTCGACGCGCTCCCCGGCACGGGCTACGGCCTCGGGATCTTCAACGTCCAGGGCTGGATCGGCCACAACGGCTCACTGCCGGGCTACGGATCACTGGTCCTCTACCTGCCGGAGTCCCGGGCCACGCTCGTCGTGCTGCTGAACACGGACATCGGCTACGCGGGACAGGAGCCCAGCACCCTGTTCGGTGAGGCGATCACCAAGATCGTGACTCCGGACCGGGTCTACACCCTCCCCGCCCAGCCGGCTTCCTGA
- a CDS encoding outer membrane protein assembly factor BamB family protein, with the protein MTGPTSGPRPEPDEQPPAGFGPPPAPFEPRAPAPPRPLPATVPPRPAGDAGAGPSAPSGRSGPSVPRRVIAVAALLASLLLIGSGAYHLTLTLRGAGEPAQPKAGPSGSPSVDQGDGKGPGGGSDTYDPNAGIRPGEARVWLRDHQSEVAGSGTSQYGPWRVGDTVVSAIHNGLTGYAVADGREKWKFPLQTSLCGVPPAPSANGRLVVAVKESTSESSRCTHLQQIDLTTGQAGWKVAVPPENARDSTSQFELAISGDTVAVARTAVMSGFSVTDGRKLFGTSSPNGCYPTAFAGGSRLIGIRHCSDPKDARGPGRAMVEELDPATAAPKWSYKYEQDWTVGRVLSVDPLVIAAHHKDKKNWNITAFAADGTIRSQGSPGFAVSGRCNGFGNASGFQECYAAAADADTLYIGAGKPAASLGIDDTNQVVAVDLNTGKERWRTAEQPKGRTMWPLAVEGGRVVVYVTPGSGEAGAVVSLAPSDGASQPVLQSPAAATGPQSVFYTHGVRIAWAGGRLFLLNGRVYGPEPRKVSRAILSFGK; encoded by the coding sequence ATGACCGGTCCCACCTCCGGCCCGCGGCCGGAACCCGACGAGCAGCCGCCCGCCGGCTTCGGGCCGCCACCCGCACCGTTCGAGCCGCGGGCACCGGCCCCGCCGCGGCCCCTGCCCGCCACCGTGCCCCCACGGCCCGCCGGGGACGCCGGGGCCGGCCCGTCCGCCCCGTCCGGCCGGTCCGGGCCGTCGGTGCCGCGGCGGGTGATCGCCGTCGCGGCGCTGCTCGCCTCCCTGCTCCTGATCGGCAGCGGCGCGTACCACCTCACCCTCACGCTGCGCGGCGCCGGCGAGCCCGCGCAGCCGAAGGCCGGCCCTTCCGGATCCCCCTCGGTCGACCAGGGCGACGGCAAGGGCCCCGGCGGGGGCAGCGACACCTACGACCCGAACGCCGGCATCCGGCCGGGCGAGGCCCGGGTCTGGCTGCGCGACCACCAGAGCGAGGTCGCCGGGTCGGGGACCTCGCAGTACGGGCCGTGGCGGGTGGGCGACACCGTGGTCAGCGCGATCCACAACGGGCTCACCGGCTACGCGGTGGCCGACGGCCGAGAGAAGTGGAAGTTCCCGCTCCAGACCTCGCTGTGCGGGGTTCCGCCCGCCCCGTCCGCGAACGGCAGGCTCGTCGTGGCCGTCAAGGAGAGCACCTCGGAATCCTCGCGCTGCACCCACCTCCAGCAGATCGACCTCACCACGGGACAGGCCGGCTGGAAGGTCGCGGTGCCGCCCGAGAACGCCCGCGACAGCACGAGCCAGTTCGAGCTGGCCATCAGCGGCGACACCGTCGCCGTCGCCCGGACGGCCGTCATGAGCGGCTTCTCGGTCACCGACGGCCGCAAGCTCTTCGGCACGTCGAGCCCGAACGGCTGTTACCCGACCGCGTTCGCCGGGGGCTCGCGGCTGATCGGAATCCGCCACTGCTCCGACCCGAAGGACGCCCGCGGACCCGGACGGGCGATGGTCGAGGAGCTGGATCCGGCCACGGCCGCTCCGAAATGGAGCTACAAGTACGAGCAGGACTGGACGGTCGGCCGGGTGCTCTCCGTGGACCCGCTGGTGATCGCCGCGCACCACAAGGACAAGAAGAACTGGAACATCACGGCGTTCGCCGCCGACGGCACGATCCGCTCCCAGGGCTCCCCGGGCTTCGCGGTCAGCGGCCGGTGCAACGGATTCGGCAACGCGAGCGGCTTCCAGGAGTGCTACGCCGCCGCGGCCGACGCCGACACCCTCTACATCGGCGCGGGCAAGCCCGCAGCGAGCCTCGGCATCGACGACACCAACCAGGTGGTGGCCGTCGACCTGAACACGGGCAAGGAGCGGTGGCGCACCGCCGAGCAGCCCAAGGGACGCACCATGTGGCCGCTCGCGGTCGAGGGCGGCCGGGTCGTCGTCTACGTCACCCCGGGCAGCGGCGAGGCCGGCGCGGTCGTCTCCCTCGCCCCGTCCGACGGAGCCTCGCAGCCGGTGCTGCAGAGCCCGGCCGCGGCCACCGGCCCCCAGAGCGTCTTCTACACGCACGGGGTCCGCATCGCGTGGGCGGGCGGACGGCTGTTCCTGCTGAACGGCAGGGTCTACGGTCCGGAGCCGCGGAAGGTGAGCCGCGCGATCCTCTCGTTCGGCAAGTAG